In one Granulicella cerasi genomic region, the following are encoded:
- a CDS encoding ABC transporter ATP-binding protein, which produces MTQTADATIIDPAARIGSNANGPNSGEVIVTDNLWKTYVMGDQQVHALRGVDLRIRRNEYVAIMGPSGSGKSTLMNLIGCLDSPSYGRYWLNEHDVSQLDDDQLARIRNKEIGFVFQTFNLLARATSLHNVELPLIYNGTPAAERIERAKEVLTQVGLESRMDHKPNELSGGQRQRVAIARALVNRPSIILADEPTGNLDSKTSVEIMALFDDLHAKGNTIVLVTHEPDIAEFAHRVISIRDGSVASDHPSSRARG; this is translated from the coding sequence ATGACCCAGACCGCAGACGCCACGATCATCGATCCCGCAGCCCGCATCGGCTCCAACGCCAATGGCCCCAACTCGGGCGAGGTCATCGTGACCGACAACCTCTGGAAGACCTACGTCATGGGCGACCAGCAGGTGCACGCGCTGCGTGGCGTCGATCTCCGCATTCGTCGCAACGAATACGTCGCGATCATGGGTCCGTCGGGCTCGGGTAAGTCCACGCTGATGAACTTGATCGGCTGCCTCGATTCCCCATCCTACGGACGCTACTGGCTCAACGAGCACGATGTCTCGCAGCTTGATGACGATCAGCTCGCTCGTATCCGCAACAAAGAAATCGGCTTCGTCTTCCAGACCTTCAACCTGCTCGCCCGCGCAACCTCGCTGCACAATGTGGAGTTGCCGCTGATCTACAACGGCACGCCAGCCGCTGAGCGCATTGAGCGCGCGAAGGAAGTACTGACGCAGGTAGGTCTCGAGTCGCGCATGGACCACAAGCCGAACGAACTCTCCGGCGGCCAGCGTCAACGCGTCGCCATCGCTCGCGCGTTGGTCAACCGCCCGTCCATCATCCTCGCCGACGAACCAACGGGCAATTTGGACTCAAAAACTTCCGTAGAAATCATGGCGCTTTTCGATGACCTCCACGCCAAGGGGAACACCATCGTACTGGTGACGCATGAGCCTGATATCGCTGAGTTTGCGCATCGCGTTATCAGCATCCGCGACGGCTCAGTGGCCTCGGATCACCCGAGCTCGCGCGCTCGCGGCTAG
- a CDS encoding efflux RND transporter periplasmic adaptor subunit — translation MSAKKIIALVAGLLVLIAIVAGTIKYNASKVTAVATGKAVRQDLVATISGTGQIKPKTYVNVGATAFGRITHLYVKEGDHVKAGQLVATLESESPASAVASQQAVIAANRTNVESDLAAEKTAFANTAQAKADLEQKKLDYDRAQLLYGEKLISKQDYDAKKAAFDVSAATVLQRQASEAQAKAQTASARSNVQQSVATLRGNNYSLGLTQARAPFDALVTNVPVREGETVVTGIQNAEGSTLMTLADMSVITAEVKVDETDIVNVKLGQPADISVDALPGRVFKGHVTEVGNQALLRTTGLATSQSTTGTEEAKDFKVVVTLDPSGNDLDALRPGLSTTAKITTANKPDTLVIPIQALVQRDAKAEGDLWAHHGKASTSATDLTAPSQKKPEQIQGVYILVSEGSKLRAKFVPVSTGVTGTTEIEVVSGLKPGDEIVTGRYKVLRTLASGTAVKRDNSIAKTDDSSSS, via the coding sequence ATGAGCGCTAAAAAGATCATCGCCCTTGTTGCCGGCCTTCTCGTTCTTATCGCGATTGTCGCGGGCACCATCAAGTACAACGCCTCCAAGGTGACTGCGGTCGCTACGGGTAAGGCTGTGCGTCAGGACCTTGTCGCGACCATCTCCGGCACCGGCCAGATCAAGCCCAAAACCTACGTCAACGTAGGGGCCACGGCCTTCGGCCGCATCACGCACCTCTATGTCAAAGAGGGGGATCACGTGAAGGCAGGACAGCTTGTCGCTACGCTCGAAAGCGAGTCCCCCGCCTCGGCCGTGGCTTCGCAGCAGGCCGTCATCGCCGCGAATCGTACGAACGTCGAGAGCGACCTCGCCGCCGAAAAGACCGCCTTCGCCAACACCGCGCAGGCAAAGGCCGATCTCGAGCAGAAGAAGCTGGACTACGACCGTGCACAGTTGCTCTACGGCGAAAAGCTGATCTCCAAGCAGGATTACGACGCGAAAAAGGCAGCCTTCGATGTCTCCGCCGCGACCGTGCTGCAGCGCCAGGCCTCTGAAGCGCAGGCAAAAGCCCAGACCGCATCCGCGCGCTCGAACGTTCAGCAGTCCGTTGCCACTCTGCGTGGCAATAACTACTCGCTCGGCCTGACGCAGGCGCGCGCTCCCTTCGACGCTCTCGTCACCAATGTGCCCGTGCGCGAAGGCGAAACCGTGGTCACCGGCATCCAGAACGCCGAAGGCTCCACCTTGATGACGCTTGCTGACATGAGCGTGATCACCGCCGAAGTGAAGGTGGACGAGACCGACATCGTCAATGTGAAGCTCGGTCAGCCCGCTGACATATCGGTAGACGCCCTGCCCGGTCGCGTCTTCAAGGGCCACGTTACCGAGGTCGGCAATCAGGCGCTGCTCCGCACCACCGGTCTCGCGACCTCGCAGTCCACCACCGGCACCGAGGAGGCCAAGGACTTCAAGGTCGTCGTGACGCTCGACCCTTCCGGCAACGACCTCGATGCTCTGCGCCCCGGTCTCTCCACGACCGCGAAGATCACCACGGCGAATAAGCCAGACACGCTCGTCATCCCGATTCAGGCGCTCGTACAGCGCGATGCAAAGGCCGAGGGCGACCTCTGGGCGCACCACGGCAAGGCATCGACTTCTGCGACAGACCTGACAGCTCCGTCGCAGAAGAAGCCCGAGCAGATTCAGGGTGTCTACATCCTTGTCAGCGAGGGCAGCAAACTCCGCGCGAAGTTCGTCCCCGTATCGACAGGCGTCACAGGCACCACGGAGATCGAAGTGGTCAGCGGCCTCAAGCCCGGCGACGAGATCGTCACCGGCCGCTATAAGGTGCTGCGCACGCTTGCCAGCGGAACCGCAGTGAAGCGTGACAACTCCATCGCAAAGACGGACGATTCTTCCTCGAGCTAG
- a CDS encoding GWxTD domain-containing protein, with product MHRSRVLVSGLGLFLLSGSLFLSSAQEPTAAPQQAPAAADQQKKNDASVTRVQPTEERPDPTKRRLSDREEFARRKATKIEIKGEYKKWLDEDVRWIITDEEMKAFKSLANDEERDAFIEEFWQRRNPNPESVDNIFRDEHYARIAYANEHFAAGKPGWMTDRGHIYISFGKPDSIDSHPSGGQYQRPMEEGGGSTSTFPFETWHYRWLQGVGDNIDIEFVDTCMCGDYHATIDRSEKDALLHTPGAGLTMYEEMGQAKKADRFSGGGLERLGAGPGSQSQQSKQFDRLDTFAKLMAPPEIKFADLDKFLSSSKILTGAPFLFDVRTDYVKLTSDTVMVPLTLQIRNGDITYQTKDGISTGTVNILGRVSNINHRIVQTFEDTVKVEVPSELLGRTKNNQSVYWKAMPLPPGKYKVEIAIKDVNNPDHLGTWRRSVDVPRFESDRLATSSLILADQMERVPSKDIGTGNFVIGNTKLRPRVPAAVAAPVTFHRAQSLSFWMQVYNLGIGDNKRNDATIEYQIVDLASNKQVLNAQESAAKLNPNADQLTLEKTMPLASLQPGRYQVTIKVSDGVSKQQIAESAPFNVQD from the coding sequence ATGCATCGTTCACGCGTTTTGGTTTCGGGCCTCGGATTGTTTTTGCTGAGCGGATCGTTGTTCTTGTCTTCGGCGCAGGAGCCGACGGCGGCTCCGCAGCAGGCCCCGGCAGCAGCCGATCAGCAGAAAAAGAATGATGCCAGCGTAACCCGCGTGCAGCCAACCGAAGAGCGCCCCGACCCTACCAAGCGCCGCCTGAGCGACCGCGAAGAGTTCGCGCGCCGTAAGGCCACGAAGATCGAAATCAAGGGCGAGTACAAGAAGTGGCTCGACGAAGACGTTCGCTGGATCATCACGGACGAGGAAATGAAGGCGTTCAAGAGCCTTGCCAACGACGAAGAGCGCGATGCGTTCATCGAGGAGTTCTGGCAGCGCCGCAACCCGAACCCCGAATCCGTCGACAACATCTTCCGCGACGAGCACTATGCGCGTATCGCCTATGCGAACGAGCACTTCGCTGCCGGTAAGCCCGGCTGGATGACCGATCGCGGTCACATCTATATTTCGTTCGGCAAGCCGGACTCGATTGACTCCCACCCGTCCGGCGGACAGTACCAGCGTCCGATGGAAGAAGGCGGCGGTTCGACCTCGACCTTCCCGTTCGAGACCTGGCACTACCGTTGGCTGCAGGGCGTGGGCGACAACATCGACATCGAATTCGTGGACACCTGCATGTGCGGTGACTACCACGCCACGATCGATCGCTCTGAAAAGGACGCGCTGCTGCACACGCCGGGCGCAGGTCTGACGATGTATGAAGAAATGGGCCAGGCGAAGAAGGCCGACCGTTTCTCGGGTGGTGGTCTGGAACGCCTCGGTGCTGGTCCGGGTTCGCAGTCGCAGCAGTCCAAGCAGTTTGATCGCCTCGACACCTTCGCCAAGCTGATGGCTCCGCCGGAGATCAAGTTTGCCGACCTCGACAAGTTCCTTTCGTCGAGCAAGATTCTCACCGGCGCACCGTTCCTCTTTGATGTGCGTACGGATTATGTCAAGCTCACGAGCGACACCGTGATGGTTCCGTTGACGCTGCAGATCCGCAACGGCGATATCACCTATCAGACCAAGGACGGCATCTCGACCGGAACGGTGAACATCCTCGGTCGTGTTTCGAACATCAATCACCGCATCGTGCAGACCTTCGAAGATACGGTGAAGGTCGAGGTTCCTTCAGAGCTGCTGGGCCGCACGAAGAATAACCAGTCGGTGTACTGGAAGGCCATGCCGCTTCCCCCGGGCAAGTACAAGGTGGAGATCGCGATCAAGGACGTCAATAACCCTGATCACCTCGGCACCTGGCGCCGTTCGGTAGATGTTCCGCGCTTTGAGAGCGATCGTCTGGCCACCAGCTCGCTGATCCTGGCAGACCAGATGGAGCGCGTGCCGTCGAAGGACATCGGTACGGGCAACTTCGTGATCGGCAACACCAAGCTGCGTCCGCGTGTGCCGGCTGCGGTGGCTGCACCGGTGACCTTCCATCGTGCACAGAGCCTCAGCTTCTGGATGCAGGTCTACAACCTGGGCATCGGTGACAACAAGCGTAACGACGCGACGATCGAGTACCAGATCGTCGATCTGGCCAGCAACAAGCAGGTGCTGAATGCGCAGGAGTCGGCCGCAAAGCTGAACCCGAACGCAGACCAGCTGACGCTCGAGAAGACAATGCCGTTGGCGAGCCTGCAGCCGGGCCGCTACCAGGTGACGATCAAGGTCAGCGACGGCGTTTCCAAGCAGCAAATTGCCGAGAGTGCGCCGTTCAACGTTCAGGACTAA
- a CDS encoding carboxypeptidase-like regulatory domain-containing protein, which translates to MKRVASGLFVVVMLMAWAMQARATPAPAIVSGVVRDVHGTPQMGALVELLRPDASAVATAFTDDHGRYLMQSLNPGKYQLRASAAFFVPVTRSNLSLHAGAQAVINLTMSTLFEAGNWLPAERRGPNDLNDDWKWTLRSSASRPLLRLVDPESGSEMSTSATEVHHADTQGRVTIVNGDGAFGFGGTHQVLTMDRIVEDGGGEILRADIGDPQVPLTVAPSIDMLAGYQHQTKFGGRTRMVMSFASHPELVANAIPGFQTLRMATAQELSLGDAVLIDAGTLFEAEKLASSRVMNEPFVRVSVHPSGTTAVTYRYASGRQLQSSTDLDNLKPEANVMAEQNGRPLSNKGSHHEISLSQKLTENDVIMLALYRDAFANAALMGSGQLSALSVATLPVVADPTTGTFRLAVAGYTGKGLSVSYTHELAPGVKAFVGYDLGTSLRATSLGSQAQGLSTRGHTSSAATAGVHGKIARTGTSINVEYRWQPNSTLTQVNAYNVAPDEAFLGFALRQRIWGGRFLPHGMDAVIAATNLLEQGYLPVVAPDGHTLFLAQVPRAIQGGLAFNF; encoded by the coding sequence GTGAAGCGAGTAGCATCAGGTCTGTTCGTGGTCGTTATGCTCATGGCGTGGGCGATGCAGGCCCGTGCCACGCCTGCGCCCGCGATCGTCTCCGGCGTGGTGCGCGACGTGCACGGAACGCCGCAGATGGGAGCGCTCGTGGAGCTGCTTCGACCCGATGCGAGCGCAGTGGCCACGGCCTTTACGGATGATCATGGCCGCTACCTGATGCAGAGCCTGAATCCGGGTAAATATCAGCTACGCGCCAGTGCAGCTTTCTTCGTTCCGGTCACGCGCTCCAACCTCAGCCTCCATGCAGGTGCGCAGGCTGTGATCAATCTCACCATGAGCACGCTGTTCGAGGCTGGTAACTGGCTTCCGGCGGAGCGTCGTGGCCCCAATGATTTGAACGACGACTGGAAGTGGACGCTGCGTTCTTCCGCGAGCCGTCCGTTGCTCCGGTTGGTGGATCCTGAATCCGGCTCGGAGATGTCAACGTCGGCCACCGAGGTTCATCACGCAGACACGCAGGGGCGCGTGACGATTGTGAACGGCGACGGTGCGTTTGGCTTCGGCGGAACGCATCAGGTACTCACGATGGACCGCATCGTCGAGGATGGCGGTGGAGAGATTTTGCGCGCGGATATCGGCGATCCGCAGGTGCCGCTGACGGTCGCACCCAGCATCGATATGCTGGCGGGCTATCAGCACCAGACGAAGTTCGGCGGACGCACGCGCATGGTGATGAGCTTCGCCTCCCACCCGGAGCTGGTTGCGAACGCTATCCCCGGATTCCAGACGTTGCGCATGGCCACAGCCCAGGAGCTTTCGCTGGGGGATGCCGTGTTGATCGACGCGGGAACGCTTTTCGAGGCGGAAAAGCTCGCGAGTTCGCGCGTGATGAACGAGCCGTTCGTTCGCGTCTCGGTACACCCGAGTGGGACCACCGCGGTGACCTATCGCTATGCTTCAGGGCGTCAGTTGCAGAGTTCTACGGACCTCGACAATCTGAAGCCCGAAGCGAATGTGATGGCTGAACAGAACGGTCGGCCGCTGTCGAACAAGGGGAGCCATCACGAGATTTCCTTGAGCCAGAAGCTCACCGAGAACGATGTCATCATGCTGGCGCTCTACCGCGATGCGTTTGCGAACGCGGCGTTGATGGGGTCGGGGCAGTTGAGCGCGCTTTCGGTGGCGACTCTGCCAGTCGTTGCTGATCCAACCACTGGTACATTCCGCCTCGCGGTAGCGGGCTACACGGGCAAGGGGCTGAGTGTGAGCTATACGCACGAGCTCGCGCCGGGAGTAAAAGCTTTCGTCGGCTACGACCTGGGAACCTCGCTGCGCGCTACGTCGCTCGGTAGCCAGGCTCAGGGACTGTCGACGCGTGGACATACGTCGTCGGCGGCGACGGCGGGCGTCCATGGCAAGATTGCCCGCACGGGAACCTCGATCAACGTGGAGTATCGCTGGCAGCCAAACAGTACGTTGACGCAGGTGAATGCCTACAACGTGGCTCCCGACGAGGCGTTTCTTGGCTTCGCGCTGCGCCAGCGCATCTGGGGCGGACGGTTTCTGCCGCACGGCATGGACGCGGTGATTGCGGCGACGAACCTGCTGGAGCAGGGATACTTGCCGGTAGTCGCGCCGGATGGACACACGCTCTTTCTGGCGCAGGTTCCGCGAGCGATTCAGGGCGGACTGGCGTTCAACTTCTAA
- a CDS encoding SGNH/GDSL hydrolase family protein: MRKILALWGISLAGLICGCGLGTAGQGYYKGNSVAVDPLSKIPKAGCLYGAMLPNVSGNSVPDFCGSAGVGTILNAPPVSDRGLALNVGDCGKQQALQLPAVASAAQTFVVYGFFPPFGASYGYGFGDASGHCLNPSLFFGTSPNLLGIDGYEAEYRTGPRASSWLLDQLPSSTGSQPTEALPFGWHVVTYVCSTQRSSGSQVYYDGRPVTMSGGGGISCPTNTATGVYQVGGSRLGTDTFGNYILTGTLVYSKQLDAASVATISDALHSYGRSVGAEQDRPLSTPSHHPALLVADGDSRTAGVACAGCDWPSSLRLDDANTQVVNRGFGGATAQDLCADRENWWNAGYQDASSPALMAAVWMGVNDYAVYGPNPATVATSTFVFEQQMCSVERLKKLGYHVFLATEIAGSGSAYDLAKNTITPMMRQQYATDAAVTLVDLATFPCLGADGASNRSNPGGCFVEQSSGAAGLHPNTVAEQGAIAGMFANAINEWRGATCAKPNETAAASYAEQARDGCVKLTGAAAQVITLPDCQGYSKTRTIVNASNNNATVQAAIAGWGSSFVELIDGRQAVTLAANTTVKLQPLPSAMATGGCSWKVLP, from the coding sequence ATGCGAAAAATTCTGGCTCTCTGGGGCATCAGCCTCGCTGGGCTCATTTGTGGATGCGGCCTGGGGACCGCTGGTCAGGGGTACTACAAAGGAAACTCGGTTGCCGTTGATCCGCTAAGCAAGATTCCGAAGGCGGGGTGTTTGTATGGGGCGATGCTGCCGAACGTGTCGGGGAATTCCGTGCCCGATTTTTGCGGCAGCGCCGGTGTCGGGACGATCCTGAACGCTCCGCCTGTAAGCGACCGAGGTTTGGCGTTGAACGTCGGGGACTGCGGCAAGCAGCAGGCGCTGCAGCTCCCAGCGGTCGCGAGCGCGGCGCAGACCTTCGTCGTTTACGGCTTCTTTCCGCCGTTCGGTGCGAGCTACGGCTATGGCTTCGGGGACGCGTCGGGGCATTGCCTGAATCCTTCACTCTTCTTCGGGACCTCGCCGAACCTGCTGGGAATCGATGGGTACGAGGCGGAGTATCGGACGGGACCGCGCGCCTCTTCATGGTTGCTGGACCAGTTGCCTTCCAGCACGGGTTCCCAGCCGACGGAGGCGCTTCCGTTTGGCTGGCACGTCGTCACCTATGTCTGCTCCACGCAGCGGAGCAGCGGAAGCCAGGTTTACTACGATGGACGGCCGGTGACGATGTCAGGCGGCGGGGGCATCAGCTGTCCGACGAATACTGCGACCGGTGTCTATCAGGTTGGAGGCTCCCGGCTCGGCACGGACACGTTCGGCAACTACATCCTGACGGGGACGCTGGTTTACTCGAAGCAGCTCGATGCGGCGAGTGTGGCGACGATCTCCGACGCGCTGCACAGCTATGGCAGGTCCGTGGGGGCTGAGCAGGATAGGCCGCTCAGTACGCCGTCACATCACCCTGCGTTGCTGGTGGCGGACGGAGATTCGCGAACGGCAGGTGTGGCTTGCGCGGGATGCGATTGGCCGTCGTCGCTGCGTTTGGATGATGCGAATACGCAGGTGGTGAACCGGGGATTTGGCGGTGCTACGGCGCAGGACCTGTGCGCGGACCGCGAGAACTGGTGGAACGCGGGATATCAGGACGCTTCCAGCCCTGCGTTGATGGCGGCTGTGTGGATGGGCGTCAACGACTACGCGGTGTATGGCCCGAATCCGGCGACGGTGGCGACTTCGACGTTCGTTTTCGAGCAGCAGATGTGCAGCGTGGAAAGGCTGAAGAAGCTGGGGTATCACGTCTTTCTCGCCACCGAAATTGCGGGTAGCGGGAGCGCATACGATCTGGCGAAGAACACCATTACGCCGATGATGCGTCAACAGTACGCGACTGATGCTGCGGTGACCCTGGTGGACCTGGCGACGTTTCCGTGCCTGGGAGCGGACGGAGCGAGCAATCGCAGCAACCCGGGCGGATGCTTCGTGGAGCAGAGCAGTGGCGCCGCGGGGTTGCACCCGAATACCGTTGCAGAGCAGGGAGCGATCGCGGGGATGTTCGCCAATGCGATCAACGAGTGGCGAGGCGCTACCTGTGCCAAGCCGAATGAGACCGCTGCTGCGAGCTACGCCGAGCAAGCGCGTGATGGCTGCGTGAAGCTCACAGGGGCTGCTGCACAGGTGATCACATTGCCGGACTGTCAGGGATACTCGAAGACGCGCACGATTGTGAATGCGTCGAACAATAACGCCACGGTGCAGGCAGCGATTGCAGGCTGGGGTTCGTCATTCGTTGAGTTGATCGACGGCAGGCAGGCGGTCACGCTCGCGGCAAACACCACCGTGAAGCTGCAGCCCCTTCCTTCAGCGATGGCTACGGGCGGATGCAGTTGGAAGGTGCTGCCATAG